One window from the genome of Caloranaerobacter sp. TR13 encodes:
- a CDS encoding chromate transporter, protein MSIIKLFLTFFKIGAFTFGGGYAMIPLIQVEVVDKNKWLDDEEFLDTIAIAQSSPGAIAVNSAIFIGYKLRGIIGALACLLGVVLPSFIIILIISMFLFKYRNNKIVSKIFLGVRPAVVALIISAVYKLTKTSKIKKNALIISIITLFLVVFANISPVIVILIGGLGAILYYRVLGTRC, encoded by the coding sequence ATGTCTATAATAAAACTATTTTTAACTTTTTTTAAAATTGGTGCTTTTACTTTTGGTGGGGGATATGCAATGATTCCTCTGATACAGGTAGAAGTAGTAGATAAAAATAAATGGCTAGACGATGAAGAATTTTTAGATACTATTGCTATTGCACAATCTTCTCCAGGTGCGATAGCAGTTAATAGTGCTATATTTATAGGATATAAGCTAAGAGGGATTATTGGAGCTTTAGCATGTTTGCTAGGAGTAGTATTACCTTCGTTTATAATAATTCTTATAATATCTATGTTCTTATTTAAATATAGAAATAATAAAATAGTTTCAAAAATATTTTTGGGTGTTAGACCAGCAGTTGTAGCATTAATTATATCAGCAGTATATAAGCTTACTAAAACTTCTAAAATAAAAAAGAATGCGTTAATTATTTCTATAATTACTTTATTTTTAGTTGTATTTGCTAATATAAGTCCTGTAATAGTGATTCTAATTGGTGGACTTGGAGCGATTTTATATTATCGGGTACTGGGTACTAGGTGCTAG
- the prmC gene encoding peptide chain release factor N(5)-glutamine methyltransferase, which translates to MVKDYTIKSLLQEGIEILNEGDFKTPLLDAQLILCCALGVDKLYIYTHRDEKVSREVVDKFFKFINIRKEGYPIQYIIGTQEFMGLNFNVAEGVLVPRPDTEILVEKVIEIVNSSFLKDKKRVNIVDIGTGSGAITLSLAYYLKNAFVYSIDISKKALEIASQNCKKFELEDRVLFLEGNLFKPLSKLNVENDIDIIVSNPPYIPTDEIEKLQIEVSKYEPRIALDGGKDGLDYYREIVKNLSKYLTNKGVIAFEIGYNQGQDVKKLLKDSRLFKKVEIIKDLAGHDRVVVGENLCL; encoded by the coding sequence TTGGTAAAAGATTATACTATAAAATCCTTATTACAAGAAGGTATAGAAATATTAAATGAGGGGGATTTTAAAACCCCTCTTCTTGATGCTCAACTTATATTATGTTGCGCACTAGGTGTTGATAAATTATATATTTATACACATAGAGATGAGAAAGTTAGTCGAGAAGTTGTGGATAAATTTTTTAAATTTATAAACATACGAAAAGAAGGTTATCCAATACAGTATATTATCGGCACACAAGAATTTATGGGGCTTAATTTTAATGTTGCAGAAGGTGTTTTAGTTCCAAGACCTGATACAGAGATTCTTGTTGAAAAGGTTATTGAAATTGTTAATAGCAGTTTTTTGAAAGATAAAAAGCGGGTTAATATTGTAGATATAGGTACTGGCAGTGGAGCAATTACATTAAGCTTGGCTTATTATTTAAAAAATGCATTCGTATATTCTATTGATATAAGCAAAAAAGCTTTAGAAATAGCATCACAGAACTGTAAAAAATTTGAGCTAGAGGATAGAGTACTATTTTTAGAAGGTAATTTATTTAAGCCTCTATCAAAACTTAATGTAGAAAATGATATAGATATTATAGTGTCTAACCCCCCATATATTCCTACTGATGAAATTGAAAAACTTCAGATTGAAGTATCCAAATATGAACCTAGAATAGCATTGGATGGTGGAAAGGATGGATTAGACTATTATAGAGAAATAGTTAAAAACTTAAGCAAATATCTTACAAATAAAGGTGTTATTGCTTTTGAGATAGGTTATAATCAAGGGCAAGATGTTAAAAAGCTTTTGAAAGATAGTAGGTTATTTAAAAAAGTTGAGATTATAAAAGATTTAGCAGGACATGATAGAGTGGTAGTAGGTGAAAATTTATGTCTATAA
- a CDS encoding DUF1385 domain-containing protein → MISKIKDAFKKPKHKTSIGGQALIEGVMMKGPKEIAIAVREPNGNIELKKEPVNSASSKYSFLKLPFIRGSVMLMEAMVVGVRALMYSAEVYEVEEAEPGVIDRALEKIFKDKTEDVMIYLSVFISLLFTILLFILAPSYLTNFLKTKISSNLGLNLIEGVVRVIIFLIYVYSISKMKDIKRVFEYHGAEHKTIHCYEHGEELTVENARKYTTLHPRCGTSFIFMVMIVSILVFSLFGWPNPLLRFILRIALLPVIAGISYEINKYTGRSDSKLAQIISYPGLMLQKITTSEPDDSQLEVAIEALKGVLVEDKEADLW, encoded by the coding sequence ATGATATCAAAAATAAAAGATGCATTTAAAAAACCTAAACACAAAACCAGCATAGGTGGTCAGGCATTAATAGAAGGAGTAATGATGAAAGGCCCCAAAGAAATAGCTATAGCAGTCAGAGAGCCAAATGGTAATATTGAGTTAAAAAAAGAGCCTGTAAACTCTGCTTCATCAAAGTATAGCTTTCTTAAATTACCTTTCATAAGAGGCAGCGTTATGCTAATGGAAGCAATGGTTGTAGGAGTTAGAGCTTTGATGTACTCAGCTGAAGTATACGAAGTAGAGGAAGCTGAGCCAGGAGTCATAGATAGAGCTTTAGAAAAAATATTTAAAGATAAAACTGAAGATGTAATGATTTACTTATCAGTTTTTATATCTTTACTTTTTACAATTCTTTTATTCATATTAGCTCCTTCATACTTAACTAACTTTTTAAAAACTAAAATTAGCAGCAATTTAGGGCTTAATTTAATTGAAGGAGTAGTAAGGGTTATAATATTTTTAATATATGTTTACAGCATATCTAAAATGAAAGATATAAAAAGGGTATTTGAGTATCATGGAGCTGAACATAAAACAATACACTGTTATGAACATGGAGAAGAATTGACAGTAGAAAATGCAAGAAAATATACTACTCTTCATCCTAGATGTGGTACAAGTTTTATTTTTATGGTAATGATAGTAAGTATACTTGTATTCTCATTATTTGGATGGCCAAATCCACTATTGAGATTTATATTAAGGATAGCATTATTACCAGTGATAGCAGGAATATCATATGAAATAAATAAATATACAGGTAGAAGTGATAGCAAGCTAGCTCAAATCATTTCATATCCTGGGTTGATGCTACAGAAAATAACTACCAGTGAGCCAGACGATTCACAGCTAGAGGTAGCTATTGAAGCTTTAAAAGGAGTATTGGTTGAAGATAAGGAGGCAGATCTTTGGTAA
- a CDS encoding thymidine kinase: MYGPNHHGWIEVVVGPMYSGKSEELIRRLRRAQIARQKIQVFKPSIDDRYSVNEVVSHNGEKIKAIPVKNSDEIYKLLSDDTEVVGVDEVQFFDDGIIDLCRRLADKGLRVIVAGLDMDFRGEPFGPTPNIMAIAEFVDKLTAVCVICGHPANRTQRLINGEPACYDEPTILVGAKESYEARCRLHHEVPRK, translated from the coding sequence ATGTACGGACCTAATCACCACGGTTGGATTGAAGTAGTGGTTGGCCCCATGTATAGCGGTAAAAGTGAGGAGCTTATAAGAAGGTTAAGAAGAGCCCAGATAGCACGCCAAAAAATTCAAGTATTTAAGCCATCTATTGACGATAGATATAGTGTAAATGAAGTTGTTTCTCATAACGGAGAGAAAATTAAAGCTATACCAGTAAAAAATTCTGATGAAATATATAAATTATTATCAGATGATACAGAAGTTGTGGGTGTTGATGAAGTACAGTTTTTTGATGATGGAATTATAGATTTATGTAGGCGTTTAGCAGATAAAGGATTAAGAGTAATAGTAGCTGGATTGGATATGGATTTCAGAGGGGAGCCATTTGGACCTACTCCTAATATAATGGCAATTGCAGAATTTGTGGACAAGCTAACAGCTGTATGTGTGATTTGTGGACATCCTGCAAATAGAACTCAAAGATTAATTAACGGAGAGCCTGCCTGCTATGATGAACCTACTATTTTAGTTGGTGCTAAGGAGAGCTATGAAGCCAGATGCAGATTGCATCATGAAGTTCCAAGAAAATAA
- the rpmE gene encoding 50S ribosomal protein L31 translates to MKKGIHPEYKKAKVHCACGNTFETGSVKEELRVEICSECHPFFTGKQKLIDKGGRVERFKKKYGLD, encoded by the coding sequence GTGAAAAAAGGAATTCATCCAGAATACAAAAAAGCTAAAGTACACTGTGCATGTGGAAATACTTTTGAAACTGGTTCAGTAAAAGAGGAGCTTAGAGTAGAAATTTGTTCTGAGTGTCATCCATTCTTTACAGGAAAGCAAAAACTTATTGATAAAGGCGGACGTGTTGAAAGATTTAAGAAGAAATACGGTCTTGACTAA
- the rho gene encoding transcription termination factor Rho has product MSSSDLSSKKIDELRKIAKELGIKGYSKYKKAELIEEILQHYKNAKTEEEVAAKLEEKERHKQGLPERLSEEIDKSDEISTADGILELHSDGYGFLRSENYLSGAEDIYVSPSQIRRFNLRTGDKIFGITRPPKSGEKYKALLYVKKVNGEDPETANNRPDFDTLTPIYPNERITLETTSRELSTRIIDLIAPIGKGQRGMIVAPPKAGKTILLKKIANSIAENYPDIEIIVLLIDERPEEVTDMQRSVKGDVVYSTFDEPPKHHIKVAEMVLERAKRLVEHGKDVVILLDSITRLARAYNLTIPPTGRTLSGGLDPGALHKPKRFFGAARNIENGGSLTILATALIETGSRMDDVIFEEFKGTGNMEIHLDRKLSEKRIFPAIDINKSGTRREDLLLNQKELETIWSIRKALSNYPTAEVTEKIINLLVSTKTNAEFIENMRNKIWD; this is encoded by the coding sequence TTGAGCAGTTCTGATTTAAGTAGTAAGAAGATAGATGAGCTCAGAAAGATTGCTAAAGAATTAGGCATAAAAGGGTATTCTAAATACAAAAAAGCTGAGTTGATTGAAGAGATATTACAGCATTATAAAAATGCAAAAACAGAAGAAGAAGTAGCAGCTAAATTAGAAGAAAAAGAAAGACATAAGCAGGGATTACCAGAAAGATTAAGTGAAGAGATAGATAAAAGTGATGAAATAAGTACAGCAGATGGGATATTAGAGCTTCATAGTGATGGTTACGGTTTTTTGAGATCAGAAAATTATCTTTCAGGTGCTGAGGATATATATGTATCTCCATCTCAGATCAGGAGATTTAATTTAAGGACTGGGGATAAAATTTTCGGTATCACAAGGCCTCCAAAATCAGGAGAAAAGTACAAAGCTCTTCTATATGTAAAAAAAGTTAATGGTGAAGATCCAGAGACAGCAAATAATAGGCCTGATTTTGATACTTTAACACCTATATATCCTAATGAGAGAATAACTTTAGAAACTACTTCACGAGAATTATCCACAAGAATAATAGATTTAATTGCTCCTATAGGTAAAGGACAAAGGGGAATGATTGTTGCTCCTCCTAAAGCTGGTAAAACTATCTTACTAAAAAAAATAGCTAACAGTATTGCAGAAAATTACCCAGACATAGAGATTATAGTTTTATTAATAGATGAAAGACCAGAAGAAGTTACGGATATGCAAAGGTCTGTAAAAGGAGATGTAGTATATTCAACATTTGACGAGCCTCCAAAGCATCATATAAAGGTAGCAGAGATGGTACTTGAAAGAGCAAAAAGGCTAGTGGAGCATGGTAAAGATGTTGTTATCCTTTTAGATAGTATAACAAGATTGGCAAGAGCATACAATCTAACAATACCTCCAACTGGTAGAACACTTTCAGGAGGTTTAGATCCTGGAGCTTTGCACAAACCAAAAAGATTTTTTGGCGCAGCAAGAAATATTGAAAATGGAGGTAGCCTTACAATATTAGCTACAGCATTAATAGAAACTGGAAGCAGAATGGATGATGTAATTTTTGAAGAATTCAAGGGTACAGGTAATATGGAAATTCATTTAGACAGAAAACTATCTGAAAAGAGAATATTCCCGGCAATTGACATTAATAAATCCGGTACAAGAAGAGAAGATTTATTATTAAATCAAAAAGAATTAGAGACAATATGGAGTATTAGAAAAGCTTTGAGTAACTATCCAACAGCAGAAGTTACAGAAAAAATTATTAATTTGTTAGTATCAACTAAGACTAATGCTGAGTTTATTGAAAATATGAGAAATAAGATTTGGGATTAA
- the glpX gene encoding class II fructose-bisphosphatase, which translates to MDRELALNLVRVTEAAALECARHMGRGDKIVADQSAVNGMRKMFDTINIDGVVVIGEGEMDEAPMLYIGERIGKAQEGCPKVDIAVDPLDGTTAVAKGLPNAISVVAIAPRGCLLHAPDMYMNKIAVGPKAAGRINLDAPVEENLNAVADALNKSISDLTVTLLDRPRHKELIERIRKAGARIKLFGDGDVAAAIATCFEHSGVDILMGIGGAPEGVIAAAALKCMGGEFQGKLVPMDETELERCYKMGITDINKVLTMEDLAKGNEIFFAATGVSDGELLKGVVYYQNNMAKTHSMVTRAETGTIRFIESIHKLDKKPDYAK; encoded by the coding sequence ATGGATAGAGAATTAGCATTAAATCTTGTGAGAGTAACTGAAGCTGCGGCATTGGAGTGTGCTAGACACATGGGTAGAGGTGACAAAATAGTAGCAGATCAGTCTGCAGTTAATGGTATGAGGAAGATGTTTGATACTATAAATATAGATGGAGTTGTAGTTATTGGAGAAGGTGAAATGGACGAAGCCCCAATGCTATATATTGGAGAGAGAATAGGAAAAGCACAAGAAGGATGTCCCAAAGTTGATATAGCTGTAGACCCTCTTGATGGTACTACTGCAGTAGCTAAGGGATTACCCAATGCAATTTCTGTAGTTGCAATAGCTCCACGTGGATGCTTGTTACATGCACCTGATATGTATATGAATAAAATTGCAGTAGGACCAAAAGCAGCAGGTAGAATTAATCTTGATGCTCCAGTTGAAGAAAATCTAAATGCAGTAGCTGATGCTTTAAACAAAAGTATATCGGATTTAACAGTAACTTTATTAGACAGACCTAGACATAAGGAGTTAATAGAGAGAATAAGAAAAGCAGGAGCAAGAATTAAATTATTTGGAGATGGAGATGTTGCTGCTGCAATAGCAACTTGCTTTGAACATTCAGGAGTTGATATATTAATGGGAATAGGAGGAGCTCCAGAAGGAGTTATAGCTGCTGCAGCATTAAAATGTATGGGTGGAGAATTTCAAGGAAAACTAGTACCGATGGATGAAACTGAGCTTGAAAGATGTTATAAAATGGGCATTACTGATATTAATAAAGTATTGACAATGGAAGATTTAGCCAAGGGCAATGAAATATTCTTTGCAGCAACAGGAGTATCAGATGGTGAATTATTAAAAGGAGTAGTATATTACCAAAATAATATGGCCAAAACACATTCAATGGTAACAAGAGCAGAAACAGGTACAATAAGATTTATCGAGTCAATTCATAAGCTAGACAAAAAACCAGATTATGCGAAGTAG
- the glpX gene encoding class II fructose-bisphosphatase, which translates to MILDRNLSLSLVRVTEIAALASAKFMGRGDKNGADQAAVDGMREAFELVNVRGTVVIGEGELDEAPMLYIGERIGSGTIDDIEVDIAVDPLDGTSLVSKGLPNAISVIAMAPRGCLLYAPDTYMKKIAVGPKAAGKIDITAPIKDNLEAVAKALNKDISDLTVIIQDRPRHYEMIQEIRRVGARIKLFGEGDVAAAIATGFEDTGVDILMGIGGAPEGVIAAAALKCMGGEMQGQLYPMSDEEVERCHQLGWSDEDIKKILTLEDLVKGEEVFFAATGITDGDLLKGVVYYGNNFAKTHSVVMRAKTGTIRFIEARHKLNKNDILIRLMKKYGQI; encoded by the coding sequence ATGATTTTAGATAGAAACTTATCTTTATCTTTAGTACGTGTTACTGAGATAGCTGCATTAGCATCAGCTAAATTCATGGGTAGAGGAGATAAAAATGGAGCAGACCAAGCAGCTGTAGATGGAATGAGAGAAGCTTTTGAGTTAGTAAATGTTAGAGGAACAGTAGTTATAGGTGAAGGTGAGTTAGATGAGGCACCTATGCTTTATATCGGAGAGAGAATAGGATCAGGAACTATAGATGATATAGAAGTAGATATTGCTGTTGATCCATTAGATGGAACTAGTTTAGTATCAAAAGGACTTCCGAATGCAATATCAGTAATAGCTATGGCTCCTAGAGGATGTTTACTTTATGCACCAGATACTTATATGAAAAAAATAGCTGTAGGACCAAAAGCAGCAGGGAAAATTGATATTACAGCTCCCATAAAAGATAATCTGGAAGCAGTTGCTAAGGCTTTAAATAAAGATATATCAGATTTAACAGTAATAATACAAGACAGACCTAGACATTATGAAATGATACAAGAAATAAGAAGAGTAGGTGCAAGAATTAAATTGTTTGGTGAAGGTGACGTAGCAGCTGCTATTGCTACTGGCTTTGAAGATACAGGAGTTGACATATTAATGGGGATAGGAGGAGCCCCAGAAGGAGTTATAGCTGCTGCAGCATTAAAATGTATGGGTGGAGAAATGCAAGGTCAGCTTTACCCAATGTCAGATGAAGAAGTTGAAAGATGTCATCAATTAGGTTGGAGTGATGAAGATATTAAAAAGATTTTAACATTAGAGGATTTAGTTAAAGGAGAAGAAGTATTCTTCGCTGCAACGGGAATTACAGATGGGGATCTATTAAAGGGAGTAGTATATTATGGTAATAACTTTGCCAAAACACATTCAGTAGTCATGAGAGCTAAAACAGGTACCATAAGATTTATAGAAGCAAGACATAAATTAAATAAAAATGACATACTAATTAGATTGATGAAAAAATATGGACAGATATAA
- the fsa gene encoding fructose-6-phosphate aldolase, whose product MKLFIDTANIDEIREINDWGVICGVTTNPSLIAKEGRDFKEVITEITSIVDGPISAEVISLEAEGMIKEAKELAEIHPNIVIKIPMTKEGLKAVKVLSQKGIKTNVTLVFSANQALLAARAGATYVSPFAGRMDDIGNSGMDIISDIVEIFDIHGIETEVIAASIRHPMHIIEAAKLGAHIATVPYNVFTKMLKHPMTNKGIERFLKDWENAKK is encoded by the coding sequence ATGAAGCTCTTTATCGATACCGCTAATATTGATGAGATTAGAGAAATAAACGACTGGGGTGTAATTTGCGGAGTTACTACAAATCCTTCTCTTATTGCAAAAGAAGGTAGAGATTTTAAAGAAGTAATAACAGAGATTACAAGTATTGTAGACGGCCCAATAAGTGCTGAGGTAATTAGTCTTGAAGCAGAGGGCATGATAAAAGAAGCAAAAGAATTAGCAGAAATTCATCCTAATATAGTTATTAAAATTCCTATGACAAAAGAAGGTCTTAAAGCAGTTAAAGTTTTAAGCCAAAAAGGTATCAAAACAAATGTTACCTTAGTTTTTTCTGCTAACCAAGCATTATTAGCAGCAAGAGCAGGAGCGACTTATGTTAGTCCATTTGCAGGAAGAATGGATGATATAGGCAATAGTGGAATGGATATAATTAGTGATATAGTAGAAATATTTGATATACATGGTATCGAAACAGAAGTAATTGCTGCAAGTATAAGACATCCTATGCATATAATAGAAGCAGCAAAATTAGGAGCACATATTGCAACTGTACCTTACAATGTATTTACAAAAATGCTTAAGCATCCAATGACAAATAAAGGGATAGAGAGATTCTTAAAAGACTGGGAAAATGCTAAAAAGTAG
- a CDS encoding class II fructose-1,6-bisphosphate aldolase: MLVSGKEILLDAHKKGYAVGAFNVNNMEIVQAIIEAAKETNSPVILQASQGGLKYAGVEYIAAMAKVAAESAKVPVAIHLDHGTDFVQIMKCIRNGFTSVMIDGSKYPLEENIAITKKVIEIAHAVGVSVEAELGKIGGTEDDITVDEKDATYTDPDEAERFVKETGVDYLAIAIGTAHGPYKGEPKLDFDRLKVIKERLNMPIVLHGSSGVPEESIKKAVSLGVNKINIDTDIRMAFNKGVRDFVNNNPNVYDPRKILGPAREEMKKVIIEKMIMFGSAGRA, from the coding sequence ATGTTAGTATCAGGAAAAGAGATTCTTTTAGATGCTCACAAGAAAGGGTATGCAGTAGGAGCATTTAACGTAAACAACATGGAAATAGTTCAAGCTATTATTGAAGCTGCTAAAGAAACAAATTCACCTGTAATACTACAGGCTAGCCAAGGTGGATTAAAGTATGCAGGAGTTGAATACATAGCAGCTATGGCTAAGGTAGCAGCTGAAAGTGCTAAAGTACCTGTAGCTATTCATTTAGACCATGGTACAGATTTTGTACAAATAATGAAATGTATAAGAAATGGATTTACTTCAGTAATGATAGACGGTTCAAAGTATCCACTAGAAGAAAATATCGCTATAACTAAAAAAGTTATAGAAATTGCACATGCTGTTGGAGTATCAGTTGAGGCAGAGCTTGGCAAAATTGGTGGTACAGAAGATGATATAACAGTAGATGAAAAAGATGCTACTTATACTGATCCAGACGAAGCTGAAAGATTCGTAAAAGAAACAGGTGTAGACTATCTTGCAATAGCAATAGGAACTGCACATGGTCCATACAAAGGAGAACCTAAACTAGATTTTGATAGATTAAAAGTTATAAAAGAGAGATTAAATATGCCAATAGTACTTCATGGTTCATCAGGTGTACCTGAGGAAAGTATCAAAAAAGCAGTTAGCCTTGGGGTTAATAAAATTAATATAGATACAGATATTAGAATGGCATTTAATAAAGGAGTAAGAGATTTTGTAAATAATAATCCTAATGTATATGATCCAAGAAAAATATTAGGTCCTGCTAGAGAAGAAATGAAAAAAGTAATAATCGAAAAGATGATAATGTTTGGTTCAGCTGGTAGAGCCTAA
- a CDS encoding 3-keto-5-aminohexanoate cleavage protein, whose protein sequence is MQKLIITAALTGAEVTREQQPNLPITPEEIAEAAYESYMAGASIVHIHARDKDGNPTQDYEVYKEIKERIEAKCPVIFQPSTGGAVWHTPEERLQPVELRPEMATLSCGTCNFGPDVFMNSQEYMEKFAKRMKELGVKPELEIFERGMIKNALTLVKKGLIDEPLHFDFVMGVPGAIPGEIRDLLYLVESIPKGSTWTVAGIGRYELPLATAAILLGGHVRVGFEDNIYYKKGELAKSNAQLVERIVRLAHELGREVATPDEAREILSIKR, encoded by the coding sequence ATGCAAAAACTTATAATCACAGCAGCGTTAACAGGTGCAGAAGTAACAAGAGAGCAGCAACCAAATCTTCCAATTACACCAGAAGAAATAGCAGAGGCTGCATATGAATCTTACATGGCAGGAGCGTCAATAGTTCATATACATGCAAGAGATAAAGATGGAAACCCAACACAAGATTATGAGGTATATAAAGAAATAAAGGAACGAATAGAGGCTAAATGTCCTGTAATATTTCAGCCTTCTACAGGTGGTGCTGTGTGGCATACACCAGAGGAAAGGCTTCAACCTGTTGAATTAAGGCCTGAGATGGCCACACTAAGTTGTGGTACATGTAATTTTGGACCAGATGTATTTATGAATTCACAAGAATATATGGAAAAGTTTGCAAAGAGAATGAAGGAGTTAGGTGTTAAACCTGAGCTCGAAATATTTGAAAGAGGTATGATAAAAAATGCTTTAACTTTAGTTAAGAAAGGTTTAATTGATGAACCGCTTCATTTTGACTTTGTTATGGGTGTTCCAGGTGCAATACCAGGTGAAATAAGAGATTTATTATACTTAGTTGAAAGTATACCTAAAGGTTCGACTTGGACTGTTGCTGGTATAGGTAGATATGAATTACCACTGGCAACTGCTGCTATACTACTAGGTGGACACGTTAGAGTAGGTTTTGAAGATAATATATATTATAAAAAAGGTGAATTAGCTAAATCAAATGCACAATTAGTAGAGAGAATAGTTAGATTAGCACATGAATTAGGACGAGAAGTAGCTACGCCAGATGAAGCAAGAGAAATATTGAGTATTAAAAGATAG
- a CDS encoding hotdog domain-containing protein produces the protein MEKAMIRVRMSMHDAHYGGNLVDGAKMLQLFGDVATELLIRHDGDEGLFAGYEEVEFTAPVYAGDYIEAVGEIIKVGNTSRKMKFEARKVIVPRPDINESACDVLEKPIVVCRAVGTCVVPKDKQRRKE, from the coding sequence ATGGAAAAAGCTATGATAAGAGTTAGAATGAGTATGCATGATGCACACTATGGGGGCAATTTAGTAGATGGTGCTAAAATGCTTCAATTGTTTGGGGATGTTGCTACTGAGCTTCTTATAAGACATGATGGAGATGAAGGGCTTTTTGCAGGATATGAAGAAGTAGAATTTACAGCACCTGTTTATGCAGGAGATTATATTGAAGCAGTAGGTGAAATAATTAAAGTTGGAAATACATCAAGAAAAATGAAATTTGAAGCAAGAAAAGTTATAGTTCCAAGACCAGATATAAATGAGTCAGCATGTGATGTTCTTGAAAAGCCAATAGTAGTTTGTAGAGCAGTAGGGACTTGTGTTGTGCCAAAGGACAAGCAAAGGAGGAAAGAATAA
- a CDS encoding response regulator → MRKCRLLCVDDQAGIRILLGEIFKNDYDVLSVGTGAEAIEMINDFRPDVVILDMKLQDMDGEEVLKNIRRINESICVVILTGYDDITQNSDFDVFKPDMIVQKPFDVFELKEEINLLMTEYFVVVAG, encoded by the coding sequence TTGAGAAAATGCAGACTTCTCTGTGTTGATGACCAGGCAGGGATAAGAATTTTGTTAGGAGAAATTTTTAAAAACGATTATGATGTTTTATCGGTAGGAACAGGTGCTGAAGCAATAGAAATGATAAATGACTTTAGACCTGATGTTGTAATATTAGATATGAAGCTTCAAGATATGGATGGTGAAGAGGTATTAAAAAATATACGAAGAATTAATGAGAGTATTTGTGTAGTAATACTTACAGGTTATGATGACATAACACAAAATAGTGACTTTGATGTATTTAAGCCAGATATGATTGTTCAAAAACCTTTTGATGTATTCGAACTAAAAGAAGAGATCAATTTACTAATGACAGAATATTTTGTTGTAGTGGCTGGTTAA